The nucleotide window AGCTATCCTTTGTATAATTGATATTTTTCTATATAGTTCTCTACAGCTTCAGGTAATAAATACTTAATAGGTTCACCTGAACTAACACGATTACGAATCTCTGATGATGAAATTGCCAATGCTGGTACTTCTATAAAGTTAAATTTTGCACGATAATTTTTCTCAATCTGGGCTATAGAGGCTACTAAATCTTCCTTCGGATATTCTGGTCTTGTAGCAGCTATAAAATTACATATCTCCAGTAACTCTTCAGCCTGCTTCCACGTAAAGATTTCTAAGAATGCATCAGCACCTGTTATGAAATAGATTTCCGTATCTTGCCTATACTGCTCTTTTAATTCTTTAATTGTATCGATGGTATAAGTTAATCCTTGTCGATCAATCTCAATACGAGATACAAAAAAATGAGGGTTAGTTTCAGTTGCTAATATACTCATCAAATAACGATGTTGAGCGTCAGTAATAGCCCTATTCCGCTTATGAGGAGGGTGACCAGTGGGTACAAACAATACCTGGTCTATATTATACTGATGCCTAACAGCTTCTGCTGTTACAAGATGACCATAATGAATAGGATCAAACGTCCCACCCATTACAGCTATTTTTTTCACATTTCTATGATGAACATCCATAGTCTGTCTCCTTACCTAAAAACAATAAAATTCTTAATATCATTATATAAGTTAAAATGATTAATCTCTTCAAAAAACTCATCTAACTCATCAAGACTAGCAAAAGGAGATTCTTCACGGTATTCAAAGAGCCTATCAACTATTTTCTCAGTCATGTCTTCATGTAACATTATTAATTCATCGTAAGTCGCAGTATTAATGTTTGTATACAATGTTATCCATTCATTTACTTCTGATAAATCAACTTTTTTATTAATCTCATCATAATAATTGATCTTATTGTTTTCTGTGTATTCAACAATTGTGTGAGCTTCTTCTGATGATAACCCCAAATAGGTTTGAAGTTGATCTTCAGTCGCTAAATTGATATTTAGTTTTATCGTATTCTCTGGTTCATTAACATAGATATAAGGCTCAATATCTTCATAAACTTGAGTTGGAATAAATTTTTTTACTTCATTTATATTGTCAAAGGGTCGATTCTCTTCGATATCGTCGGCGTAGTCCTTAATAGTACTGCTATTCAACGACGAACTACCAAATAATGATTTTAACTCATTTTCACCAGCATTATTGATGTCTGTGTGTATAACAAATGAATCTTCATGTTTATTGAAGTCCACCATATCCATAGTGCTTGGTAATTTTTCTAAGGACTCTAGAGACTTATAAGAAAACCTATTATTCTCTCTATATTTAACAATATTCTTAGCAACATCTTCACTCATGTACTCCAAACTTCTAATTTGAGATACCGATGCTGTATTAATATTCACTACGTCAGTCTCTGTATCTTGATAAACCACCTCATAATGAAGGCTTATATAGGGTTTAATTTCTTCAAATATTTTATTGGATATACTTTCAATATTAATTAATTCATCAATTTCCTTAAAAGGTTCTTCTAATCGATGATTGATAATTTCTTCAGCTATCATGTCACCTTTATAAGAATCAAAAAGAGATGCGAGTTCATAGTCTTCTGCAGTATTTATATTGGTAACCAAGGTGATTCTATCTTTATTTACATCAATCCATTCATTGGTTATAAATGGATCTATAAATTTTAACTCATCCATATAATTTATTTTATTATATTTCACATAAGTATAGATCTTCATACCTAAATCATCATCTAAGTCTTTTAGTATACCATCGATTTCCATACTGCTAGCAGTATTAATATTAACTTTTTTGGCGTATGGGTTTATGAGTGTACCATCTCCATGGATACCTATACTGTGGTCAATGGCAAAAGCGTAAGTCTCTGCAAATTGATTATAGTTATTTAAACCTTCATGATCTTCATTTAAATCAGCAAGCCCCATGGCAAGAAGTTCATTATTTAATGATACTGATGACATATTGAGAAATTCTGCATAAGCAAAGTCATTTTCATCCCTAATATAATCTCCCCTGCTATCCACTTGAATTCTGAATAAAACAGGTGTCTGATTAACGAATGTTTTAACATGCGCATAGGCTTCAGCAGAGGCATGAGTATCAATACCTATTAATCTTAGTAGTTCTGTATCATGTTCTTCATAAATATAAACATGAAATAGCTCACTATCAATAACCTCCATCACCTCACCAACAACTAATCGGTAATCTGTACTCTTTGCAGAAATTGATGTGGATAATGATAGAGATAAAACAACAACTAAAACAATAGCTATAAATCTTTTGTACATCTCTAACCCCCCTTTAAGTTATGGTAACATAATTTTAGGATTTTCTTTTGACATTCTATAAATGACTATTTTTCGCCCGATAACTTGTACTCCCTCAGAACGTGTTCGCTCGCATATCACATTGCAAATGTCACGTGGTTCATCAAAACAATTCTTTAATATATTTATTTTAATCAGTTCTCTAGCTTCTAATGCTTCATCTATAGCTTTAACAAGCTCAGGAGATGGTCCTGATTTCCCTACTTGGAAAATTGGTTCCAAGGAATTAGCTAAGCTACGTAAATAAGCTCTTTGTTTACTCGTCATTCGTCTCACCTCTACTTATAATAGTCAAACTCTAAGTTATACAAGCGAACTGTATCGCCTTCTTCAATACCTAATTCTTCTAAACGCTCAATTATTCCTTTTTCACGCATGAATTTTTGGAAGAAAGCGAATCCTTTTTCACTTTCAAGATTGGTGAAACCAAGCATTCTTTCTACAGGCTCACCTTCAACTACGAAAACACCATTATCATCTTTCGCTATTTCAATAACACTATTATCACTAGATGGTATGTCTTCAATATAGTATTCTTGTTCAAAAACAGTTGGCTCCTCTTTTATATTATCGAGCATTTCTCCAACATAGTTTAGTAGTTCTTTCAC belongs to Vallitalea okinawensis and includes:
- the nadD gene encoding nicotinate-nucleotide adenylyltransferase; the protein is MDVHHRNVKKIAVMGGTFDPIHYGHLVTAEAVRHQYNIDQVLFVPTGHPPHKRNRAITDAQHRYLMSILATETNPHFFVSRIEIDRQGLTYTIDTIKELKEQYRQDTEIYFITGADAFLEIFTWKQAEELLEICNFIAATRPEYPKEDLVASIAQIEKNYRAKFNFIEVPALAISSSEIRNRVSSGEPIKYLLPEAVENYIEKYQLYKG
- a CDS encoding helix-hairpin-helix domain-containing protein; this translates as MYKRFIAIVLVVVLSLSLSTSISAKSTDYRLVVGEVMEVIDSELFHVYIYEEHDTELLRLIGIDTHASAEAYAHVKTFVNQTPVLFRIQVDSRGDYIRDENDFAYAEFLNMSSVSLNNELLAMGLADLNEDHEGLNNYNQFAETYAFAIDHSIGIHGDGTLINPYAKKVNINTASSMEIDGILKDLDDDLGMKIYTYVKYNKINYMDELKFIDPFITNEWIDVNKDRITLVTNINTAEDYELASLFDSYKGDMIAEEIINHRLEEPFKEIDELINIESISNKIFEEIKPYISLHYEVVYQDTETDVVNINTASVSQIRSLEYMSEDVAKNIVKYRENNRFSYKSLESLEKLPSTMDMVDFNKHEDSFVIHTDINNAGENELKSLFGSSSLNSSTIKDYADDIEENRPFDNINEVKKFIPTQVYEDIEPYIYVNEPENTIKLNINLATEDQLQTYLGLSSEEAHTIVEYTENNKINYYDEINKKVDLSEVNEWITLYTNINTATYDELIMLHEDMTEKIVDRLFEYREESPFASLDELDEFFEEINHFNLYNDIKNFIVFR
- the yhbY gene encoding ribosome assembly RNA-binding protein YhbY, encoding MTSKQRAYLRSLANSLEPIFQVGKSGPSPELVKAIDEALEARELIKINILKNCFDEPRDICNVICERTRSEGVQVIGRKIVIYRMSKENPKIMLP